ggactTTGTTCGTGAATTTTCagagaaaacgagaggaaaacattttgcttgtttacaaaaatgaagaagataaataagaaatttattcttttataCTTCAATTACGCGACGGATTTCAAGCTTATTTTTTCCACATAAAAATGTTCCAAgtatttccatttcaaatgtcATTGTAAAACCTTATAAATGAAGTTTCAATGAATCACTTGAATATTATAGAGTATCGTTGGAATATCTAAAGAcctttgtacaattttttaatgacgTTCGTCCTGCATCCATTTAGAGCCAGCGTTTATCTATGGATATTTCTATCACATAAAAAGATGAATGCAATGATTATTCAAAGGTTTAAGattattattgaaatatttacctGGACGGTGCACCTAAACTTGCTGGGCTCGGAGCAGACGGGGAAGGACTTTGTCTGAGAAATTGATTGGGCGTGACGTTTCTTGGGCCCGGAAAACCGGCGTTTATCATCTCATTGGGCTGTGATTGCAAACAAATCGGTAAAAGCATTTTTGCAAGAACaaccttgaaaaatgtttaaaatttgtcaaatgcatcaaaaattgttttcgtcaCACCTTTCGTTGCATGTGATTCATTTGCTGTGGCATTTGACCAGGCCCCATTTGACCTTGACCCATTTGATTCAATTGTTGTTGCATTCCAGTTTGTACACCCATCGGACCACCAATTTGATTAGGTATTTGACCCGGTATTTGCCCTGGTATCTGACTCTGGATCTGATTCTGAGCAATGAGcgaagaaattttattttaccaaattttgataaatcgaACGTGAGTTCACAATAACTTGAATTTCAACAGGAAATGCTCAATGTTTCAGAGTTTTATTTGTACCTGCATATTCTGCTGCATCTGTCCTGGTGGAATTGGTCCCGGACCCATTGGACCCATCGGACCAGGACCCATCTGGTTCATCTGTTGCGGCATATTTCCCTGATTCATTTGATTCATCTGTTGCATCATCGGAGCACCTTGCATCGGACCCATGTGACCCATCGGCCCAGCAGCTTGTCCAGGCATCATACCAATCCCAGATATTTTGTTTTGCATTCCTTGCATATTCATATTTGAATTGGGACGTTGATTCAGGCTTTGCAGTACTgaataaatacgaaaataaaaatattttgttattaCGAAATTATTCGCAACTCCACTTGCTTATCGGTGTTGACTTTTTATCACTTGTAAGCATGAAAACACTATTTTCCTGAAGGCTTTCAATCGCTGACTCTGAATCCAGTGCGGAACATTGCATTATCGGATCGACTACATTGGATATGTTCGATTGACAGGATTGCAGTTTGGAGTGGAATTTTGGTGAACCTCGCGATCGTTTTGTTATTACGAAAAAGTCTTCATTTTTCCCTAATTGGGAAAATGCTCAGTACCAGCAAGGCTCGATTAAGAACGTTGTTCGAGGATATTTGTTAAACAAAAGCAGTTTTGGTTGTCACCGTATAATCGGAAGATTCCTGAAAAATGGAGTCTCCGAGAGACTACTTTTGAACTTGGTACACTGAAACAAAACCTGATTCGTagaaataatattaatgaacgaaaaatatgttagcgttgaaataaaaattttactgattttttttcttcccccttTAAATTGCTCTTCTATCTGGAGTCGGACTTCGACTTCCTAGACTGTCAACCGATACATTAGAGTGACGAGATCGTTTTCGACTTGAAGTTGAAATTGTTTCAAGGCTTCCAGCTGATAAACTTGACCGCAAAGTTGATTCAGAAGATAGTTTCCTTTTTCGAATCTTGGGTCTTCTGAGTTCTTCTTCGGATGATAATTCTTGAGAAGTTCTATCGGAATTCGATTGATGAAATTGTGCACATTCCGATTCGTTCATGAATTTCTCAAAGGCCTCGAAGAACGGTAAAGATGTGAAAACGAGTAAACGTTCTTTCAAACTTTGTCTAAGAAGTCGTTGCTCGGTTAGCGATAGTTCAGCCTTGTGATTGTAACTGTAATGAACGTTTCCCTCGTCCGCGTAAAATTCATTGTTCAGTTGAATTTTAATGCACAGAGAATCGTGTTCACTCGTCTTCGGGTGTCCCGGAACCCAACATCCATTTTTGACTCCGAACGTGATTGTGACTTGTTCgaattttcgatcgaaatttatttttatcttttcataatttttctgcattttttcttcaaaagcgTTACAGTAATAGCGTTTGAGGACCCAAATGTCGATGATTTTGCGAGTTTTTTGGAGAAACTTGATGGTCTCCTCTGAAGTAGGATTCCAAGTACCTTTTTCTGCGAAGCTCGGTATAGCAAGAAACTCGGGAATGAAAGATGATCCATACCGAAAATGCCATTTCCGCGAGAGAGCAACGTACTCGAATCGAATCTTATAGGAGAGTTCTTTGACGCCGTTGCCGTTAATTCTCGGTTTATAAAAATACGTAACTTTTGTCTCCTTTATTTTTACGTTCCAGCCGCtcgaattcaccaattttttcgcGAAACTTTCATTCCccaatttcgttttcttccATTTCTCGTACTTCAACTCCTCGGCGGTTCTCAGCGCTACGTACTGGCACCATTCTTGTTGAGATGGTGAATTTGCGATCGCATACTTAGCCATCTCACTGTCCGAATCCCACATCAACGACCCATCCAGCGGCGAACTTTGAGCGTAgtaaaaattcgtatttcttCGCTTTGAATGATGCTTATTCGCGTCCATATTCACCGGCTACTCACTCGACAATGAACGACTAGCACGAGTCCGATCGTgctcaaaataataagaaatcgAGATGATTGGGAGTAagcgaaaagagaaaaacaaaacaaaagatagagcaaaaagtaaataaacaaACGTACGGAACCGCAGTGAGTGAAGCACTTGACCTCTAGCCACAAGCTTGACACTAAATATCTTGTAGTGCTAAACATGCTCTGAAGAACAGGCTACCACAAATTgaatgaagaaacgaaaattcttaCGATTGGTTGCTGTGTTGGAGGGAGGTTGTGGCACCATGCCCTGTGGATTGGGCCCTGGTCCTGACATTCCCATCATTTGATTATTTCCTGTCCCTTGACGAGCTAAAGTCTGAAGGGCTCCTATGGGATCCGGCATTCCTTGATTCCCTCCTTGGCCAGTCCCCGCAGCTATTCCTGGTGGGTTCTTTTTTGCAtctaattgaatgaaaaaatagatttataaaaaatgggtcgAGTGAGATTTTAAAGTTTTGGTTAATGGGATTTTGGAAGGgattataaattttgtatttttgtacGTTTGAATGGAATCTATTCCACAGATTTGGTGGATTCTTGAGAAGGAACGTTGTGGAATTTGTTTAAGATTTTAGCTTATGGGAAATTTGACTTACTCAATTCTCTGACATGAAGAATCAAGCGAGCAACAAAGCCAAGATACTCTTCCTGTTgataaaagaaattgaattattgtgcTGCAGAATGAGAAggagtaaataaataaataaaaaaacgataaagttGTATTAATATTAACTTTTGTTTTTGCTTTTAGGAAAACATGACTTTCCATCTCGATACTGTTTTTCGTTGTTGGCATTCCAGACTTTTGAATTGCTTCATCgctgtaaaaacaaaatttagtttttttcaaattgtaacATTGATGTTAagtgtttcattttttcatgttcaataattttgttcaATATCAATGTACTACTCAGCAATGAGACCCAaatccaattattaaaatgcaagttttattgaaataGTATACTTACCAGATGACAATTATCTATTTCAGGTTAGTTTTCAGTagaatgaatgaaatattttgaaaaaagcaatatttttcaatccctACGGTTCGTGTATCTTGATTTAATAACACTGAAACAACACGGGCTCCAAATTGTTCCAGTATTTCAATATTAATcagttttggaaattttgaaatatggATCATCGATTCTAAGCATTTTTCTGAAGCAtcatcttgttgaaattactttgaatattcattatttcggatttacaatatttttattataaatttgtaCCCTTTGgaagttttttcaataaggATTAGTCCAATACTTTGTATTTACTGTAGTAAGTTTGAAAATAGTTTATTATCATTTGAAAGTTCTTTGACACATGGCAACAAATAACAAAGCTtggtattttcatttattaatctTTACATGTCatgtgaaacatttttttcagtcatacaaaaaatttctaagTCTATGACTGATCGGAGTAAACTTCTCAATGTATTACAAGTGAATACTGTaactcttaaaaaatttgtgtattattttcaattgtcatgagacagaacagatttttataacagaatataaataaataatttgtaataaaattaatttttataaaataaaatatgtaaaTTTGAGCAGAAACTTTTTCTGGGATATTTTTTACCTATGACCCTACGAAAATGATATCAAATGGAATTGTAGATGTTACGCCTTAAATTCTTACAATTACCCATtatttttacatgaaaaatactttctCTACATCCAATTATACAACGTTATATATGAAATCGTGAATCTAATGAGACTTCTTATACGTAGTATACAAGAATAACGAATGTCAAAATTAACATAAGCACTAAATAGAATTAAGAGTCAGTAGAACAATATTAAAAACAAAGTTCAACAGTTGTGAAACAATATCACTAttgttgaaaagttttttttttatatttcatataCATACATTTTTGCCACAACACTTTGACGAAAGTTTGCGGTTCGCCACGAATTTTCTTCAGAAGccattttttcggttttatgTCAGTCTTTAATAAAGGGGTTTTGGGTGATAAggaattgaataaattaattaactatGGACGAATTTTACAAGACTCCACTAGACggaaatataatatataattaCAAGCattcaatataaatataacaTTTCACAGACTGTCACGATTTTTGGATTATTGCACTGAGGGGAAATGAAGCGAAATACAGTCACAGTAGCGGCAGAATGCATTAGAAAAgctaatatattttttttgagcatcgcAGCACGAAGAGATTGTCCAGATAAACCTAGGACTTAAGAACCTAGCCACCTAGCCTAACGTCAGGGCTTAGTCCAAATGTTGAGCATAGATGACACCACAATCGTtttcttcgataaaaaatgatttgacGACAGCCGTTCTCAACTTTGTTGACAAACGAATACAACgtgtttattatattttcagtgCGAAAACCGATGTAAatttaaataatgaaaatttcagaaatccTCGTTAATTTTTTCGGTGACAGTTTTCTTTCATTCgtattctttttccttttcctcaAACACTGTTCCcactttatcttttttttctttattgcgTACATGGATGTTCGTTTTATTAGACAACCTTCTGTTATattcaattaaataaaattaaatcgaTAAGTCTCGTACTTGATTGTCAACAAAATTGAGAACCCCTGTcattgaatctttttaattgaAGAAAACGATAGTGGCGTCATCTGTACTTAATATTTGTAACTAAATCCTGACGTTAGGCTAGGTTCTTGAGTCACACAGAATGTGCACAGAACAGTGGAAAAAGTTATAGGTTAGGGTGGAAGAATTTCTGGGTTGATTTGTTTAGAAAAGTTGCACGTGTGAaacacgaaattttatatcaACAATGGGAAaggcgaaaaaaatcaaggtttCGAAGGAGTCGAGACCAGTGAAGATTGGTCTCGCCGAGCAGATCGAAGGGGGTAGATTAGCCAAATCGAAagatcggaaaaaaataagattacgaaatgatgacgacga
The window above is part of the Venturia canescens isolate UGA chromosome 5, ASM1945775v1, whole genome shotgun sequence genome. Proteins encoded here:
- the LOC122411142 gene encoding mediator of RNA polymerase II transcription subunit 15-like → MASEENSWRTANFRQSVVAKIDEAIQKSGMPTTKNSIEMESHVFLKAKTKEEYLGFVARLILHVRELNAKKNPPGIAAGTGQGGNQGMPDPIGALQTLARQGTGNNQMMGMSGPGPNPQGMVPQPPSNTATNLLQSLNQRPNSNMNMQGMQNKISGIGMMPGQAAGPMGHMGPMQGAPMMQQMNQMNQGNMPQQMNQMGPGPMGPMGPGPIPPGQMQQNMQNQIQSQIPGQIPGQIPNQIGGPMGVQTGMQQQLNQMGQGQMGPGQMPQQMNHMQRKPNEMINAGFPGPRNVTPNQFLRQSPSPSAPSPASLGAPSSNQMVPSPALVPSPSPQHSMMAGPQRSVGMAPSPSSSLNTPGGVGATPSPQEDQAYREKIRQLNRYIEPLRRMITKMGSEANVDKMSKMKKLLEILSNPLKRVPLETIIKCEVVLEKLDLKGREGREHYFFSPLLDAVGAHLQSTVVNHTLQRTFGPSLEALFGPEIKNLPPPLKKQKVEEPVSDIPDVLQGEIARLDQRFKVSLDPAQQNGSKCIQLICWLDDRHLPCVPPVSVTVPSDYPLTPPRCVMAPHEYATTFLSAVQKALNARITKLPKRFSVSQLLDTWEMSVRQASAPTQTPVSASTVLMGL